From Cucumis melo cultivar AY chromosome 1, USDA_Cmelo_AY_1.0, whole genome shotgun sequence, a single genomic window includes:
- the LOC107991806 gene encoding disease resistance protein RGA2-like, which produces MTQFQLKLWVCVSDEFDLKIISQKIIESATEEEPKSFLQIDPLQCELRKQIVGKKYLLVMDDVWNEKKEEWLHLKRLLMGGAKGSRILITTRSAQMTGLEECSNNQEAELDQRNSNLIQIGKEILSRLKGIPLVIRTIGGLLKDNKSERFWLSFKDKELYQVLGQGQDALKELQLILELSYKYLPANLKRCFLYCALFPKDCKLPKNELILLWRAQGFIQPNGNNDDDNYLVDIGDDYFMELLSRSFFQEVEKNDFGDIIACKMHDLMHDLACSITNNECVSGLKKGNVIEKKTLHIFLEEDSLENQLMRPLSKATHLRTFFSQDAVGEQWNLEETFHHIFRL; this is translated from the exons ATGACTCAATTTCAGTTGAAACTATGGGTGTGTGTTTCTGACGAATTTGATCTGAAAATTATTAGCCAAAAGATAATAGAATCTGCAACCGAAGAGGAGCCTAAATCATTCCTTCAAATAGATCCATTACAATGTGAGCTTAGAAAGCAAATTGTTGGAAAGAAATATTTGCTCGTCATGGATGATGTCTGGAATGAGAAAAAAGAGGAATGGTTACATCTAAAAAGATTGTTGATGGGTGGTGCAAAGGGCAGTAGGATTTTGATCACAACACGTAGTGCACAG ATGACAGGTTTGGAAGAATGTTCAAATAATCAAGAGGCCGAGCTTGATCAAAGGAATTCAAACTTGATCCAAATTGGCAAGGAGATTTTGTCAAGGTTAAAAGGCATTCCGCTCGTAATAAGAACCATTGGAGGActtttaaaagataataaatcaGAAAGATTTTGGCTATCTTTCAAGGATAAGGAACTTTATCAAGTTTTGGGGCAAGGACAAGATGCTCTAAAAGAATTGCAATTGATTCTTGAGCTTAGCTATAAATATCTCCCCGCTAACTTGAAGCGATGTTTCTTATATTGTGCTTTGTTTCCCAAAGATTGTAAACTTCCAAAGAATGAACTTATACTATTATGGAGGGCACAAGGTTTCATTCAACCAAATGGCAACAATGACGACGATAATTACCTCGTTGATATTGGTGATGATTATTTCATGGAGTTATTATCGAGGTCATTTTTTCAAGAGgttgaaaaaaatgattttggaGACATAATAGCATGTAAGATGCATGATTTGATGCATGATCTTGCTTGTTCGATAACAAATAATGAATGTGTGAGTGGACTAAAGAAGGGGAATgtcattgaaaaaaaaactcttcaCATTTTTTTGGAAGAAGATAGTCTTGAAAATCAACTTATGAGACCATTATCTAAGGCAACACATTTGAGGACTTTTTTTAGTCAAGATGCAGTTGGTGAACAATGGAACTTGGAAGAAACCTTCCACCATATTTTTCGACTGTGA